Sequence from the Maribellus comscasis genome:
CTGGTGTTTGCGGTTGTTTATTGATCAGATATCTACTGACCCGCACTTTTTTTAGAGTTGTTGCTTATTTTTTGTATGTTCACTATGAGAGCGAAAAATAGAATCAGCTAATTGGTGGATGGAAATTTTGCCGGAATCCCTGTTTTTGCTGTGCTTTTAACAAGGAAGGCTAACTAAAAATTATTTTTCAATTTTAATTATTTTGTAATGGTTTGTAAGATAGTTGTTTAACAGTATGTTCTACAGTTCTCTGATTTTACAAAAAGGATTTATTTTTTGTTGATGTGTTTTCATTGGTCTTCGTATTAATTTTTACTGCCTGTGTTCATAATCCTCCAGGGAAAACGATTTTGATTTATTGAACTTTGTTACATTTGGTTGGTTTTTTTCTTTTGTTCAATAAAAAAAGATTGTGAATATGTCTAAAATCTGCGCTGTTCTATTGCTTTTTGTTAGTCTTTTTGTTTCGTCTGTAAAGGCCGGAAATGAAACGGATACCATTCCTGTTCCCAAATCATTTTTTGGTTTTCAGCCCGGTGCCGACCGCATGTTGTTAAATTATGAATCGCTGATTGACTATATGCAGCAGTTGGCGGAAGCATCTCCGCGGGTAAAAATGCTGGAGATTGGGGAGTCACCCATGGGAAAAAAAATGCATATGCTGTTGTTTTCCTCTCCGGAGAACATTCAAAACATTCAGTATTTAAAAGAAATAAACAAAGAGCTGGCACTAAATCCCAATCTTACCGATGCGCAGTTGAAGGCTTACAGCAACGAAGGAAAAGTTTTTATACTGGCCACACTTTCGATGCACTCCACCGAAGTTGGTCCGTCGCAGGCTGCGCCGCTGGTGGCTTATGAACTGGCAACTTCAGACGATTCTGCGCTGGTGAAGCAGTTAAAGGATGTGGTATATATGATGGTACCTTCCTCCAATCCGGATGGAATGGATATGATTGTGGAACATTACATGCAATCAAAAGATACAAAATATGAAGGCGGAGGTTTTCCCAAAGTGTATCATAAATATGTGGGACACGATAATAATCGCGATTTTGTTACACTTACGCAGAAAGACAACAAAGCGATTGCCCGCGTGTACAACACGGAATGGTATCCGCAGATTTTGGTGGATAAACACCAGATGGGGGCCACCGGGCCGCGTTATTTTGTTCCGCCCATGCACGACCCGATTGCCGAAAATGTGGATGAAAAAGTGTGGAACTGGACCTGGATTTTTGGTTCAAATATGGCAAAGGATATGGCAGCCGATAGCCTGACAGGCGTCACACAAAACTCTATTTTTGACGATTACTGGCCGGGATCGACAGAAACCGGCATCTGGAAAAATATCATTTCGATGCTGACCGAATGCGCCAGTGTTCAGTTGGCCAAACCGGTTTATGTGGAAAAAAGTGAATTGCGGGGCGGTGGCTCAGGGCTGGCTGAATACAAAAAGAGCATCAACATGCCCGCGCCGTGGAAAGGCGGCTGGTGGCGTTTAAGCGACATTGTGGCTTACGAAGTGTCATCGTCACTTTCACTTGTAAAAACAGCTTCGTTTCATAAAAAGGATATTCTTCTGAATCGGAATGCGCTTTGTGTGGGCGAAGTAAAAAAAGGTAAAACAGAGGCGCCTGCCTACTTTGTGGTTCCGGCCAAACAGCACGACGAGAGTGAATTAATTGCAATGCTGGGTCTGCTGAATGAACATGGTGTTGACGTGTATAAAACATCGGATGAATTAAGCTTTAAGGGGAGAATTATTGAGAAGGGCGATTATATTATTCCATTGGCTCAACCTTACCGCGCATTTGTAAAAGAAGTGATGGAAAAACAAAAGTACCCGGAGCGGTATTATACACCAGGTGGAGAATTGATGCGGCCTTACGACATAACCAGCTGGTCTCTGCCATTGCACCAGGGAGTTTCTTCCTATCAGGTTGACGAAATTGTGGATGTGATTGACCAAAATATAAACAAAGTCGATTTTCCCTTTGAATTAAATTGGGAGCCCTCGGAAGAAAATACAACGCTGATTTTTTCGGTAGATAACAACGAAAGTTTCAGGGTGGCTTTTGCTGCTCTGGAAAATGATATTGAAGTGTCGCGGCTTAGCAAAGATTCGATAGTTGGAGAGGTGGCATTAAAAACCGGCGATTTTGTAGTTGAGCTAAATCAAAAGAATGCGGATAAACTAAAAGAAATTCTGGAGGAATTAAGTGTAAAACCCGTAGAGATTTCAGGAGTAGTTCTCTCAAATATAAAAGAATTAAAGCTGCCTGGAGTTGCACTGGTAGAAACAGCTTTTCATGATATGGATGCAGGCTGGACACGTTTTTTGTTTGATACTTATCACATTCCTTTTACTGTGCTTAAACCGGAAGATATAAAATTAAAAGAACTGGATGATTTTGATGTAATTGTGTTTCCCGATACTAAAAAGTCCCTGCTTCTTGATGGAAAAAATAAAAGCAGAGATGGAAAAACATCCATTCCCAATTATGATCCCAGGTATATAAAAGGCATGGAAAAAGAGGGCTTGCAGAAATTGTTAAAGTTTGAAAATGAAGGGGGAACAATTGTAAGCTGGGGTGAGTCGGCTGAATTGTTTTTTGGTGTACAAATCATCAAGATTTCGGAAAAAGAAAAAGAGGAGTTTGAGTTGCCCGTGGAAGATGTATCACAGGGAATAAAAGGAAAGGGATTTTATGCTCCGGGGACCTTGTTTAATGTCGAACTGCTGGAAGATCATCCGCTCACCCTGGGAATGGAAAAAACAGCTCGTGTATTTTCAGAGGGTAAACCTGTATTTGGTACGTCCATTCCCTATTTTGATCTCGATCGGCGGGTGATTGCGAGTTACCCGGAAGAAAATTTAGTGGCCAGTGGTTATGCTGAGAAAGAGGAATTACTGGAAGGAAAACCGGCAATGGTTTGGGCAAAAAAGGGAAAAGGAAATTTTGTATTTTTTGGCTTTAATCCGCAATTCCGGGCATCTACTTCCGGTACTTATAAATTGTTATTTAACGCTTTGTTGCTGGATTAAATTAAAAAATAATCAAGAATATTGCCGCTATGAGGGAGTTGATTGTAATTCCTTAAAATCTAAATGATGCGTAATTTCCCGAAGCAAAAGCAGAGCGGCAGGATCTTCAAGTGCTAAAGTAATCCCGCTTAAAAAAAGCTGGTTGACCCATGACTATTTTAGTTCGTTTGCCAAATTTATTATAACCGGATATAACAGTAAAATAATTCCGGTTGTCTGGGATAGGGGCAATGCTTCATTTTTATAAAACAATGCTCCATTTTTATAATAATATGCCTCAATACTATTAAGGCTGTAATTTGGTTTAAGGTTAATTTTATATATAATCTTTAAATCAAAAATTATGAAAAAAATTATTGCTGTTTTTACGTTCTTTTTCGCGTTTGGATTAATAATAAACGCGCAAACTGTTAGCAGGAGTACTGATTGTCATACATTTCCGGCAAGTGCAATTTCCTGGTTGGCGTGTTTGAATGAAAATCCGGCCAACTGGGTAGATCTTGCGAGTGATGTGGAGGTATGTACAGTTACTACATCTGTCACTCTTCCTGATGGAAGAACAAGGGTATTGATGACCAGAACAACTACAGGTTTGGTGTATAACAAATTGGGTATAGAAGTTCCTTTTAATCTTAGGGACAAATACCTTTATGTTGAGAATGATGGATTTTTCGAGCTCGACCAGACAATATCAACCGGTTCTCTTGGTGGTATGCAAATTTTAGCCCATGTGACTCTTTCAATTGTCAATGGTGATGCAGAAGTTGATATTGAGAATTTAACTTTTATTTGTAAGTAATTATACATTTTATTTTATTCTTTTAACTGCCTTTAATTTAAGGCAGTTTTTTTATTCTCAATCCTCAACAGAACTTATCACCTAAAAACTTATTATTTATGAGGTCTGCATTTGTAATTTGCTTAATCATAAAAAATATCTGATGTATAAAGCAAAAAATATGAATTATAACTATTTACAACGGTATATAAGTATAACTGTTAAATAAACATTTTGATCCTGGCGAGGGTAAATTGCCTTTTTAAAGTCCGTTCTTTTTGAAGATTTCAGACAACATCTCATCTTTAGAAATAAGTGTTTCATGACTGTTCAAAAATTCTTTATTACTCAAAAACTCGTCTTCAATACAATTAGTTCCATTTTCCGATTCTGCCTGTGGTGGGATTTTGTGCTGAAAAAATATCTGCAATAAATTGATAGCCCGCTTTCAGGAAGAGTTCTTTTGCAGCATATAATCCTGTAAATACCCGAATCGAAGATTTTTTTGTAGTCGTCGGGTGCAGTTTTTGGTGCTTCCTGCGTTTTTATGGCTTGATTTTATTGTATAAAATCGGTTGTCGGATAAATCAGGATTTTGGGAAAAAAGCTGTATTATTTAATCTGCAACTTTTCCCCAAAATCCAAATGTTGGTATCATTGTTTGTTTACGATACCATCCTAACGAACGGTGTTAATAAAACTTCTCGTCATTTATTTTAAAGCAACTTTTACAGTGTCTGCCATTGGTGTAGTTGGTCTGCCTATTAGTTTTGAAAGCTGTTTTGAATCATCAAATAAATCATTTTTTGATGCTCCTGTATCCCAGCTTGCAATTGCCTCGGCAAACATTTCCGGTAGCCCTGCACTTTTAAGAATTTTTGCATATTCTGTTTCCGGTAAGTTGTTGTAGGGAATATTTTTCCCTGTCTGGCTTGAGATTTCCGCTGCCAGATCGTTTAAAGTGTACGATTCATCGCCTGCCAGTTCATAAACTTGTCCCTTGTGGCTTTCGTCGCAAACAACAATTGCTGCTGCTTCAGCGAAATCAGCACGCGGTGCCGACGAAATTTTTCCTTCGCCTGCGCTTCCTACAAATGCTCCTGCCGCCAATGCTCCTGTAATTGAACCGGTGTAGTTTTCGGTGTACCAACCGTTGCGAAGAATGGTATGCTTAATTCCTGATTCTTTTAGCATCTTTTCTGTTGCCAGGTGCTCTCCGGCAAGGCTCAATGATGAAGAATCCGCATGCAGCAAACTGGTATAAACAATCCATTTTACACCTGCGCTTTTGGCTGCTTCAATCACATTGAAGTGTTGTGTTGCGCGTTGTCCTACTTCGCTGCCTGAAATAAGAAGCAGATTATCAACTCCTTGAAGTGCGTCCGCCAGGTTTGCCGGTTTACTGTAATTAAATTCACGAGCTTCTACTCCCAATCCGATTGCATTTTCGGGTGTACGTACCAAAGCCACAATGTCTTCTGCTAAAACTCTTTTTTTTAATTCTGCTACAACCAGTTGTCCTAACTGACCAGTTGCTCCTGTTACTGCTATTTTCATTTTTTTGAATTTTAAATATTAATAAAAGTCTGTTACTGTCGTCATCTGTTTTTTCTGCTTGATACTCTGTTTATTGAACAATTTAAAGTTAATTTGGTTACTTTTTGATTTTTAATATTGAATTTCTGTTAGTTGGCTAAACCCAGTTGTGTCATGTAGGTAAGGTTGTCCCAGAAGAGATATTCTTCATACATCACACCTTTGTCGTCCCACAAACCAATAGTTACCATGTTTATTTTGAAGGCTTTTCCTGTCGGGTCAATAAATTTTCCGTCGCCAATTGGCATCGGTTTCGTGAATGTTCCTTCCATAACACCCATAACCGCGGTTAAGTTACCTGAACCAATTTTAATGGGATGTTCTTTAATCCGGGTGTCCGGTGCATAAACAAACATCTTTTTCAGGTCTTCAATATGGCGTTCAATTCCGGTGGTCGTACTTCCGTCGGGCCAGTGAACCAGAATATCTTCAGCGTGACTTTCGTGAAGTCGTGCCCACTCTTCGTTTGTAAATACTACAAAATCCAATTCATCGAAAGTCGCCAGGTTTTTGGCGATCACTTCATTTGTTTCCGCAATTTTTGCAAGTTCGCTTTTGAGCTGTTCAACTTCTGCCTTGTATTCATTTTTACTTTTTTGAGCGAGGGAGAAATTTGTAACGGTCAACACCAAAAGTATTGCCATTACTGCTTTTGTAAAATTCAACTTTGTTTTCATCGTACTTTTTGTTTTAATGTTACGATACAAAGGTAGCTTGGCGAAGGGCCTCACACACTTGACCTGAGATAAGAAATGTACTTGATCTATGTTAAGGGAAAAAAGGAAGGCTATCTATTTTTTCTTTCGAATCCGGCTGAGGCTTTCCGGTGTAATGCCCAGATAAGAAGCGATATAAACCAAAGGAATCCGCTGAAACATGTCGGGGTGTTCTTTTAGCATGTCGTTGTAGCGTTCTACTGCCGATTCCCACATGGTAGCATTTAGTCGTTCCAAAGCGTTAATGTATGCTTTCTGAAAAAGAATACGAAAATAGCGCTCCAGTGTCGGGACTTCTTCGTAAAGTTGCTCCAGTCGTTCGGTTGAAATCCGCAGCATCTGAGAATCTTCAAGCGCCTCGATGTAATATTTCGACGGACGTTTTGAAAAAAAACTTTCCAGATCGGAAATCCAGCTGTTATCCAACCGAATCTGATAAATGTGTTCTATTCCTTTGGGATCAATAAAATAAGAGCGCAAACTTCCCTGCTTGATGAAATAAATGTATTTACATACTTCGCCGGGAACGAGCAAATCCTTTTTCTTTTTAATAAGTGCGGGTTCAAAGGCCGACAAAATAAGCGCTTCGTCGTTCTCCGAAATAGTTACCCATTTTTTGAAATAGTATAGTAGTTTATGCTCTCCGGATGTTGTCATAATCGAATTTCCTAAACAGTGAAAATACAAAATTATGAATAATCAACATATTTTGTGTTTGGGGCAATTTTAACTACTCCGGCACAATCGCTCCATGTTTTGCCAATTCACTGCGAACTTCTGTTGCCGGAACTTCTTCCGGCGAAACATTCATTTTATGGGCTAAGAAGGCTGTTACAGCAGCAGCTTGTCCCATTCCCATACAGGAAGCCTGTACCCGCAGCGCGGAGTTTGCCATTCGGTCACTGCTTACACAACGGCCGGCGACAATCAGATTTTTACTGCTTTTTGGAATTAAGGCTCTCAAAGGAATCTTTCCCACCGCACCGTTTTCCAGATATTCCTGATGAATGGTTTTTCCTTCCCTGTGCAAATCCACCGGGTAAAACGAATAGGAAACAGCATCTTCAAAATCAACTCCGTTTATATAATCGTCGTGTGTTATCTTGTAAAGTCCGGAAATCCGATACGTTTCCCTAACTGCAGTCTCTGTTTTTAGGCTTGCGATTCTGATGTTTTCACACCCGGGAAAAGTTTTTAACTCGCGTAATACTTTTAACAATTCTTTTCTTCCCCTGATGTTTGCATCGGTGTGTGTTACTGAACTGGTGGAATCTGCCTCCGGGACATAAACATAATTGTATGGGGAAGTTGTTGGGAAATTATTGGGAGTTTCTTCTTTTTCTGAATTGACGAGCATATTTTGCCGCAGCAAATTGTGGTATCGTTTTGGAATTTTGTCAAGATTAAGTTTAGAGTAATCGTAGCCCTCCAAGGCAAAAAGTAAGGAACCTGGTTGTGTTTCTTTTTCGCGTAACACTTTACATCCCACCATTGAAGTAATGAGCGCATTTCCGGTACAGTCAATTATCTGATTACACTTAATTTGTGTGTTGCTTCCTTTTCCCGCAGTTTCTACAACCCAGTTGTTCTTTTTGAATTCCACAGCAACCGGACTCTCGTAATAGCGGATATCTACGTCGGCATCAATACATTTTTCTTCGGCAAGTAATACATATAAGGCACTGTTTATTGCTACCTGGTGGCGCCAGTGTCGTACAGTGGTGTTGTTTATTATAACATTGAAATTGGGCATTTGGTCGCCGTTCATTTTTATACATTCACTCACTATTTCCCAACCAATGCCGCCAACAATTTGTTTCCCCCAGGCGTGAAATAAGCCGGGAAAAGCAACTCCTCCGGTAGTAATTGTTCCGCCCAGTTGACTGCCGCTTTCAATCAGTATGGTTTTGGCTCCGCATCTTGCTGCCTGAATCGCGGCGATGGTGCCGGCAGTTCCGCCACCAATGACCAAAATATCGCAGTTAATTTTATTTTCCGATTTTATTTTTGTCGGGGGTTCTGCTTTGGCAAACGGTGCTGAAGCGATTCCAACGGAAAGCGCTCCCATGTTTTTTATCATTTGCCTGCGTTTGATTTCTGTCATTTTTGTCAGTTGATTTAGGTAAAATATTGGTTTTCCAAAGCTAACAAATATGGGCGGAATTGGTCTGCTTTAGAAAAGTTTATTGGTTTAGTCTTTGTGGTTTATGGGTTTTATTTCAAAAAAGAGATTCTTAACTTTTTTCATGTTTATTTAATTCAACCGATATTTTGTATCGTTGACCCTATGTTCTCATCTCTGCTGGCTTCAGTGGACGTCAGTTTTTTTATGTTACTGCGATTACTATACAGTTCAGTATAGTGTCTCATTACAATAGAGTTATAATTTCAGTTGCTGTAACAGATAGATTTTGACCTTAACAAGTGGACTAAGCCCCGAATAAATCTATTTTTGCAGGACAACAGTTTTGTCTACGACTCCCATTATAACTTTACTTGTAGTTTCAATAAATAAACCGGTTTCCACCAACCCGGGAATACTTTTTAGTTTGATCTCCAGGTTTGTTAGGTTGGTTTGATTGGAAATATCGATGTCCAGAATATAGTTTTGCTCGTCAGTAACAAAAACAGAGCCGTCCACTTTTCGCAATACAGGACTTAGGTTTAACAGTGTCAGCTCTTCTTTAATTTTTGATGCAGCAAAGGGAATAACCTCTACCGGCAGTTTAAAAGCACCCAGCCGCTTTACCTGTTTCCCTGAATCTGCAATAATGATATTAACTTTTGAATTGTGCGCCAGAATTTTTTCGCGAAGGAGCGCTCCGCCACCTCCTTTGATCAATCGCAAATAAGGATCAAACTCGTCCGCTCCGTCGATATTAATGTCAATTTTTTTAATCTCTCCAAATTCTTTTAGCGGAATTCCATTTTCAATAGCCAGGAGCCTGGTATTTTCTGAAGAAGGAACGCCAACAATTGATAGGCCGGAAGCGACTCTTTTCCCCAGTTCTTTTACCATATATGCAGCAGTCGACCCTGAGCCAAGTCCGACTACCATTCCATCTTTTACCAACTTTACAGATTCAGCGGAGGCTAGTTCTTTTTCTTTTTCGTAATTCATTCAACCGAATTGTCTGATTAATAAAAATTTTTTGCAAAAATAGAATTAACCTTTTAATATGTAAGCATTTTTTTGCGCAGTTAAGGCCAGCTCAGTAGCAAGAAGACAATGATCCTGTGTCATTGCCGTTTCGGTTCGGTTAACCACATCGTTTACCAGTTGTTCTCCATACGGCATATTTACTTCGGAACAATTGTAATATTTGGTCTCTTTCTGATTAACCAAAAAGAGATGGTTTCCGCCTTCACGACCGGCGATGTCAATATACTTTCGCATTTCAATATAGCCCTCTGTGCCAAGAATAAATGTTCGTCCATCGCCCCAGGTATCCAGTCCCTCCGGAGTAAACCAGTCGATACGAATGTAGCCGGTAGCATGTGGGCTACGGACATTCATATCTCCAAAATCCATATACTGAGGATACTGTGAGTTGCCAAAATTTCCCAGCTGAGAAAGCGGAACTTCAGCTTGTTGAGATTGGGTGTAAAACAAAAACTGGTCGCATTGGTGTGAGCCAATATCACATAAAATACCACCTGCTTTTTCAGGATAAAAAAACCAGTCAGGGCGCGACTCCGGGCGCATCCGGTGTGGTCCCAGACCAATGGTTTGAATCACTTTCCCAATGGCGCCCGCCTGAACCAGTTCGCCGGCTTTTACTGACGCCGGGTTCCCCAGGCGTTCGCTGTACATGATAGAGTAAATGCGTTGGGTTTCTTTTTGTATTTTTTTTACTTCATTAAATTGTTTAAAAGTGACAATACCTGGTTTATCAGCCATATAATCTTTGCCTGATTTCATCACCCGGATGCCCAGCGGCGCTCTTTCAGCCGGAATGCCGGCACTGGCAACAAGCTGAATGGAACTGTCTTCAAGGATTTCTTCTTCGTTTTTGGCAACTTTTACATCGGGAAAACGCCTTGTAAACGGAGGGAGTAACTCCGGTTCACGTGAATACACCGAGACCAGCTCTCCACCACCACCAATAAGTGCACTTACCATTCCGTAAATATGGCCATGGTTAAGGCCAATTACCGAAAAGCGAATGGATTCTTTAGGCGCAGGGCGATCTTTCGCTTTCAAAATAATTTCCTCAGGGCGATTGGTACTGTGGAGGCTTCGACCCAATAATTCACCAGGCAAAAAAGCAGCAGCTGTAACTCCGGTTGCGGAAGCTATCGACTTTTGCAGAAATTTTCTTCTGTTAAGTTCCATAAGTTTATATTGTTTTAAGTTGTTGGTTTATGTTTTTAAAATTTATACGAAAATAAAAGATAAATCAATGAAACAGCATGAAAGCCGGGTAAAATAAAATTTTACTGAAGCAACTTTTTTATTTCTGCTGAGGTAAGCGCTCGGTCGAAAACTGCCAAGCCGCCGATTAATCCTTTGTAAAAGTTACCCATTCCTTTTTTTAAAAGAACGGAACCAACAGTAAAGTCAGAACCATTGTTTCCCATACCATCCGGAAAATAATAGGGATTTTTACTCTGTATCAGTCCTTCCGGGTAACCTTCAAAACCTTTGGTATGGTCGATTAGTTCCGGCTCGCGGGTTGTATATTCGCCATTCAGGTATGATTTTATGTATTCTCCGTCGTAGGTGAAAGCGATACAGCTCCACTCGTTTACC
This genomic interval carries:
- a CDS encoding M14 family metallopeptidase, whose product is MSKICAVLLLFVSLFVSSVKAGNETDTIPVPKSFFGFQPGADRMLLNYESLIDYMQQLAEASPRVKMLEIGESPMGKKMHMLLFSSPENIQNIQYLKEINKELALNPNLTDAQLKAYSNEGKVFILATLSMHSTEVGPSQAAPLVAYELATSDDSALVKQLKDVVYMMVPSSNPDGMDMIVEHYMQSKDTKYEGGGFPKVYHKYVGHDNNRDFVTLTQKDNKAIARVYNTEWYPQILVDKHQMGATGPRYFVPPMHDPIAENVDEKVWNWTWIFGSNMAKDMAADSLTGVTQNSIFDDYWPGSTETGIWKNIISMLTECASVQLAKPVYVEKSELRGGGSGLAEYKKSINMPAPWKGGWWRLSDIVAYEVSSSLSLVKTASFHKKDILLNRNALCVGEVKKGKTEAPAYFVVPAKQHDESELIAMLGLLNEHGVDVYKTSDELSFKGRIIEKGDYIIPLAQPYRAFVKEVMEKQKYPERYYTPGGELMRPYDITSWSLPLHQGVSSYQVDEIVDVIDQNINKVDFPFELNWEPSEENTTLIFSVDNNESFRVAFAALENDIEVSRLSKDSIVGEVALKTGDFVVELNQKNADKLKEILEELSVKPVEISGVVLSNIKELKLPGVALVETAFHDMDAGWTRFLFDTYHIPFTVLKPEDIKLKELDDFDVIVFPDTKKSLLLDGKNKSRDGKTSIPNYDPRYIKGMEKEGLQKLLKFENEGGTIVSWGESAELFFGVQIIKISEKEKEEFELPVEDVSQGIKGKGFYAPGTLFNVELLEDHPLTLGMEKTARVFSEGKPVFGTSIPYFDLDRRVIASYPEENLVASGYAEKEELLEGKPAMVWAKKGKGNFVFFGFNPQFRASTSGTYKLLFNALLLD
- a CDS encoding SDR family oxidoreductase; its protein translation is MKIAVTGATGQLGQLVVAELKKRVLAEDIVALVRTPENAIGLGVEAREFNYSKPANLADALQGVDNLLLISGSEVGQRATQHFNVIEAAKSAGVKWIVYTSLLHADSSSLSLAGEHLATEKMLKESGIKHTILRNGWYTENYTGSITGALAAGAFVGSAGEGKISSAPRADFAEAAAIVVCDESHKGQVYELAGDESYTLNDLAAEISSQTGKNIPYNNLPETEYAKILKSAGLPEMFAEAIASWDTGASKNDLFDDSKQLSKLIGRPTTPMADTVKVALK
- a CDS encoding ester cyclase; this translates as MKTKLNFTKAVMAILLVLTVTNFSLAQKSKNEYKAEVEQLKSELAKIAETNEVIAKNLATFDELDFVVFTNEEWARLHESHAEDILVHWPDGSTTTGIERHIEDLKKMFVYAPDTRIKEHPIKIGSGNLTAVMGVMEGTFTKPMPIGDGKFIDPTGKAFKINMVTIGLWDDKGVMYEEYLFWDNLTYMTQLGLAN
- a CDS encoding Crp/Fnr family transcriptional regulator; translated protein: MTTSGEHKLLYYFKKWVTISENDEALILSAFEPALIKKKKDLLVPGEVCKYIYFIKQGSLRSYFIDPKGIEHIYQIRLDNSWISDLESFFSKRPSKYYIEALEDSQMLRISTERLEQLYEEVPTLERYFRILFQKAYINALERLNATMWESAVERYNDMLKEHPDMFQRIPLVYIASYLGITPESLSRIRKKK
- a CDS encoding FAD-dependent oxidoreductase, with the protein product MTEIKRRQMIKNMGALSVGIASAPFAKAEPPTKIKSENKINCDILVIGGGTAGTIAAIQAARCGAKTILIESGSQLGGTITTGGVAFPGLFHAWGKQIVGGIGWEIVSECIKMNGDQMPNFNVIINNTTVRHWRHQVAINSALYVLLAEEKCIDADVDIRYYESPVAVEFKKNNWVVETAGKGSNTQIKCNQIIDCTGNALITSMVGCKVLREKETQPGSLLFALEGYDYSKLNLDKIPKRYHNLLRQNMLVNSEKEETPNNFPTTSPYNYVYVPEADSTSSVTHTDANIRGRKELLKVLRELKTFPGCENIRIASLKTETAVRETYRISGLYKITHDDYINGVDFEDAVSYSFYPVDLHREGKTIHQEYLENGAVGKIPLRALIPKSSKNLIVAGRCVSSDRMANSALRVQASCMGMGQAAAVTAFLAHKMNVSPEEVPATEVRSELAKHGAIVPE
- the rpiA gene encoding ribose-5-phosphate isomerase RpiA, which produces MNYEKEKELASAESVKLVKDGMVVGLGSGSTAAYMVKELGKRVASGLSIVGVPSSENTRLLAIENGIPLKEFGEIKKIDINIDGADEFDPYLRLIKGGGGALLREKILAHNSKVNIIIADSGKQVKRLGAFKLPVEVIPFAASKIKEELTLLNLSPVLRKVDGSVFVTDEQNYILDIDISNQTNLTNLEIKLKSIPGLVETGLFIETTSKVIMGVVDKTVVLQK
- a CDS encoding Gfo/Idh/MocA family protein; its protein translation is MELNRRKFLQKSIASATGVTAAAFLPGELLGRSLHSTNRPEEIILKAKDRPAPKESIRFSVIGLNHGHIYGMVSALIGGGGELVSVYSREPELLPPFTRRFPDVKVAKNEEEILEDSSIQLVASAGIPAERAPLGIRVMKSGKDYMADKPGIVTFKQFNEVKKIQKETQRIYSIMYSERLGNPASVKAGELVQAGAIGKVIQTIGLGPHRMRPESRPDWFFYPEKAGGILCDIGSHQCDQFLFYTQSQQAEVPLSQLGNFGNSQYPQYMDFGDMNVRSPHATGYIRIDWFTPEGLDTWGDGRTFILGTEGYIEMRKYIDIAGREGGNHLFLVNQKETKYYNCSEVNMPYGEQLVNDVVNRTETAMTQDHCLLATELALTAQKNAYILKG